A portion of the Flavobacterium limnophilum genome contains these proteins:
- a CDS encoding YihY/virulence factor BrkB family protein, whose translation MKHKEVALISWNLLKKTYQEFDDDNAIKLSASLSYYTIFSLPPLLIIILSIFSFFFGREAVTGRFFGQINGMVGNEAAIQIQETIKNIELSDNNTFAAAFGGILLLIGASGVFAEIQSSINYIWGLKAKPDKGLVKFIKNRLMSFSMIASVGFLLLVSLMVNTVMDVINARLLVYFPDSTIYLFYVLNILILFATTTMLFSIIFKTLPDGDIVWKDALIGSSFTSFFFMFGKFAIGFYLGSSTVATVYGAAGSVIIILIWVYYSAIILYFGAEFTKVYANAHGNKIIPNAYAVGIKIEVTELPKK comes from the coding sequence ATGAAACACAAAGAAGTGGCCTTGATAAGTTGGAACTTGTTGAAGAAGACCTACCAAGAATTTGATGATGACAACGCCATAAAACTAAGTGCTTCCCTGTCATACTATACCATTTTTTCATTGCCACCCTTGTTGATCATAATTCTGTCTATTTTCAGTTTTTTCTTCGGTAGAGAAGCTGTCACAGGTAGATTTTTTGGACAAATCAATGGGATGGTGGGTAACGAAGCTGCCATCCAAATCCAGGAAACCATCAAAAACATCGAATTGTCCGATAACAATACATTTGCTGCGGCATTTGGAGGAATTTTGTTGCTCATTGGCGCTTCGGGCGTGTTTGCCGAAATTCAAAGCTCCATCAATTATATTTGGGGGTTGAAAGCAAAACCCGACAAAGGGTTGGTGAAGTTTATCAAGAACCGGTTGATGTCGTTTTCCATGATAGCTTCGGTTGGTTTTTTGCTGTTGGTCAGTTTGATGGTCAACACCGTAATGGATGTTATCAACGCCCGTTTGCTCGTTTATTTTCCCGATTCAACGATTTATTTGTTTTATGTGCTCAACATATTGATCTTGTTTGCCACAACGACGATGCTGTTCTCCATTATTTTCAAGACGCTTCCCGATGGGGATATCGTTTGGAAAGACGCCTTGATAGGCTCCAGTTTTACTTCCTTTTTCTTCATGTTTGGAAAATTTGCCATTGGATTTTATTTGGGAAGTTCCACCGTTGCCACCGTATATGGTGCTGCTGGCTCTGTCATTATTATTTTGATTTGGGTCTATTATTCGGCCATAATCTTGTATTTTGGAGCCGAATTCACTAAAGTTTATGCCAACGCCCATGGGAATAAAATCATCCCAAATGCCTATGCCGTGGGAATCAAGATTGAGGTTACGGAGCTTCCGAAGAAGTAA
- a CDS encoding DUF481 domain-containing protein, whose product MTIRTTIFLLLFSMLGYAQVKDTVFFLNKSMMIGEFKKMKLGKIEFDSDEVGIVYIKYHKVKTIHVHSYYCRTETIDKRVLYGSVLSSKIPGNIIVHTLKEDVEVKLVDVSSISFYGDHWTDSLSGSFGAGYSYTKSSDIGRFNLDGKIKYAKSKLELELSGSVITTIDSSVVNRENEDISFSSKFLTDNRWYSAVSLRYQRSIELGLLNRWQEGGGIGYKFLQRQHNFARAISGIVVNQETDFENSNNIYWEWFTNASYDFFSFSKPNITIAMTQGIYVSLSQKGRIRNEGDLEINWELIDDFSINFSFYHYYDSKSPGTDTSKTDYGFVTGLNYKF is encoded by the coding sequence ATGACAATTAGAACCACGATTTTCTTGTTGCTCTTTTCTATGCTTGGATATGCCCAGGTAAAAGACACCGTGTTTTTTTTGAATAAATCCATGATGATTGGCGAGTTTAAAAAAATGAAACTGGGCAAAATCGAATTTGACAGCGACGAAGTCGGCATCGTTTACATCAAATACCACAAAGTCAAGACCATTCACGTGCATTCCTATTATTGTCGAACCGAAACCATTGACAAAAGGGTTTTGTACGGTTCGGTATTGTCTTCCAAAATTCCCGGAAACATCATCGTCCATACCTTGAAAGAGGATGTCGAAGTCAAACTGGTGGATGTTTCCTCGATTTCGTTTTATGGAGATCATTGGACGGACAGCCTGAGCGGTTCTTTCGGCGCAGGATACAGTTATACCAAGTCGAGCGACATTGGGCGATTCAACCTGGATGGAAAAATTAAATATGCCAAGAGCAAACTGGAGTTGGAATTGTCGGGAAGCGTCATTACCACAATAGACAGCAGTGTGGTCAATCGGGAAAATGAAGACATCTCTTTTTCCAGCAAATTTCTCACCGACAACAGATGGTATTCGGCAGTTTCGTTGCGTTACCAGCGCAGCATCGAATTGGGATTGTTGAATCGATGGCAAGAAGGAGGTGGGATAGGTTATAAATTCTTGCAGCGACAACATAATTTTGCCAGAGCCATCAGCGGTATCGTGGTCAACCAGGAAACCGATTTTGAAAATAGCAATAACATATATTGGGAATGGTTTACCAATGCCAGTTATGACTTTTTTTCCTTTAGCAAACCCAATATCACCATAGCGATGACCCAAGGAATTTATGTGAGTTTATCCCAAAAAGGCCGTATTCGAAACGAAGGAGATTTAGAAATCAACTGGGAATTAATAGACGATTTTTCAATAAATTTCAGTTTTTATCATTACTACGATAGCAAGTCACCCGGAACAGATACTTCAAAAACGGATTATGGTTTTGTAACGGGCTTGAATTATAAATTTTAA
- a CDS encoding copper resistance protein NlpE — protein MDWSGTCKGITPCADCEGIETKIFLNKNLTFPIQTKYLGKKTLKYSKKKGSFTWDKSGRSISLLGLKGSPSQYKVGENKLLQLDMEAKSLLAHWQKNMY, from the coding sequence TTGGACTGGTCGGGAACCTGCAAAGGAATCACGCCTTGTGCCGATTGTGAAGGAATTGAAACCAAAATTTTCTTGAATAAAAACTTGACATTCCCAATCCAGACCAAATACCTTGGCAAGAAGACGCTAAAGTATTCGAAGAAAAAAGGAAGCTTTACATGGGATAAATCGGGGCGAAGTATTTCATTGCTTGGATTAAAAGGAAGTCCATCCCAATACAAAGTAGGCGAAAACAAGTTGCTTCAATTGGATATGGAAGCAAAGTCATTACTGGCCCATTGGCAGAAAAATATGTATTGA
- a CDS encoding META domain-containing protein — protein MKNLISALVILSLTMMSCDSTKSISKANNTLDGTWQLNYITGPRIAFEGLYPDKKPTIVFDLKENRVSGNNSCNQYFGALLLDGNKINFKDAKMGMTMMACQGSGEPTYMKTLEKIDSYSISEDGKTLSFIAGTIEMMRFEKVAKEDHN, from the coding sequence ATGAAAAACCTTATTTCTGCACTAGTTATTTTATCTTTGACAATGATGTCATGTGATTCGACCAAATCCATTTCAAAAGCCAACAACACTCTTGACGGTACCTGGCAATTAAATTACATCACTGGTCCCAGAATTGCATTCGAAGGATTGTATCCCGACAAGAAACCAACAATTGTTTTTGACTTGAAAGAAAACAGGGTTTCAGGCAACAATAGCTGTAACCAATACTTTGGCGCATTGCTTCTGGACGGCAACAAAATTAATTTCAAGGATGCCAAAATGGGAATGACCATGATGGCTTGTCAGGGCAGCGGAGAACCCACTTATATGAAAACATTGGAAAAAATTGATTCCTATTCGATTTCCGAAGACGGGAAAACCTTGAGTTTTATTGCAGGAACCATTGAAATGATGCGTTTCGAAAAAGTAGCAAAAGAGGACCATAATTAG
- a CDS encoding BamA/TamA family outer membrane protein: MKTKARYCFSLLLVVFMQFGVIAQTAKDSIKYCPEKSLPELFKRKDSVLVLKPAKSNFFLIIPVIGSQPATGFSYGFVSQYTFKGKKENDKYSSVNLGVTYTEKKQLLVNAKNSVMLKNNKIFLSGDWRFYIFSQANYGLGTDIIPRPSEADNFDLNNLKEPMDYNYLKFHQTASWEVKNNYYVGAGVHVDWYTTINDLNLDVANAQFTNHYTYSKKYGYKDNEYFVNGVSLNLLYDSRDNQINTNNGMFANINYRFNPSFNENQHASNVLFMEYRYFMPLSKLNKQHVFSIWATGQFVTVGTVPYLNLPSIGWDQRSRSGKGYTQGLFRGQKMVYFETEYRFPILCSNLISGTVFGNLTSASDKDRDIRLFQYIQPAVGVGLRILIDKATRTNLVLNYAWGRNSKAFYLNAGESF; the protein is encoded by the coding sequence ATGAAAACGAAAGCTCGATATTGTTTTAGTCTATTGTTGGTTGTTTTTATGCAATTTGGCGTCATAGCACAAACTGCGAAGGATTCCATAAAGTATTGTCCCGAAAAATCCCTTCCGGAGCTTTTTAAAAGAAAAGATTCAGTTCTTGTTTTAAAGCCGGCAAAAAGCAATTTTTTTCTTATCATACCGGTGATTGGTTCGCAACCTGCCACGGGTTTTTCTTATGGATTCGTTTCCCAATATACTTTCAAGGGAAAAAAGGAAAATGACAAATATTCCTCAGTAAATCTGGGGGTCACCTATACCGAAAAAAAACAGTTGCTTGTCAATGCCAAGAATAGCGTGATGCTTAAAAACAACAAAATATTTTTGAGCGGTGACTGGCGTTTTTACATTTTTTCGCAGGCCAACTATGGATTGGGAACCGACATCATTCCCCGTCCTTCCGAAGCGGACAATTTTGATTTAAACAATTTGAAGGAACCGATGGATTATAATTATTTAAAGTTCCATCAAACTGCTTCTTGGGAAGTCAAAAATAATTATTATGTGGGTGCTGGAGTTCATGTTGATTGGTACACCACCATAAACGACCTAAACCTGGATGTTGCCAACGCACAATTTACCAATCATTACACTTACAGCAAAAAATACGGCTACAAAGACAATGAATATTTCGTGAATGGGGTGAGCCTAAATTTATTGTATGATTCCAGGGACAACCAAATCAATACCAACAATGGAATGTTTGCCAATATCAATTATCGATTTAATCCATCTTTTAACGAAAATCAACATGCAAGCAACGTGCTTTTTATGGAGTATCGTTATTTTATGCCGTTAAGCAAGCTCAACAAGCAACATGTTTTTAGTATATGGGCAACCGGGCAGTTTGTGACGGTGGGTACGGTTCCTTACCTCAATTTGCCTTCCATCGGTTGGGATCAACGCAGTAGAAGCGGGAAGGGATATACCCAGGGATTGTTTCGAGGTCAAAAAATGGTGTATTTTGAAACCGAATATCGATTTCCCATCCTCTGCAGTAATTTAATCAGCGGAACCGTCTTTGGCAATTTAACTTCCGCCAGTGACAAAGACCGCGACATTCGCCTTTTTCAGTATATTCAACCCGCAGTGGGAGTGGGTTTACGTATTTTGATTGATAAAGCTACCCGAACAAATCTTGTCCTAAATTATGCCTGGGGTCGCAATTCCAAAGCATTTTATCTCAATGCGGGAGAATCGTTCTAG